The window GGGCCCGGGTCGTCGCTTCCTTCCGCAGCTTCGGGCAGAAGATGGCTGTCCGGTTCCTGATGGTCGAAGAAGGCGGCGGCTGGCGTATCGACGACATCGTAAACAGGGTCGAAGGCAAAGCCTATTCGATCCGCGCCGCGCTGGCGCAGCCCTATGATTGCGGCTCGTTCATGGGCAAGCCCTGCAAGCGCTGACGTCTGCTCAATGAAGCGTGGTTTTCTGGCTTCGCCCCGCGCTCGCTGCCCGTCCTGACGGCGTCGAGTGACCGTTCCGAACGTTCGTTTTTGCGGCCTTGAGCAATTGCCGGTCAACCTGGCCGGTCTCCGCCCGCTCCTTTTTCTCCTTCAGCTCCCGGCGCGCCTTCGCGCGCTGGGTGGCCTGCTTCAGCTTACGCATCGCGGTCTCCGTCTCGCTCTCAAGCTGGAACGAGGGGAGCCGCATACGGTTCCGATGGCTGCGTCGCGGTTGTTCCTGTGGGGCAGGCCGGTCTAAGGATCGTGCGCCAATCTGCAGAAGGACTGTCATGGCCGGCGCCCACAGTATCTCCGTCCGCGTCTATTACGAGGACACCGACTTCTCCGGCGTCGTCTACCACGCCTCCTATCTGCGCTTCATGGAGCGTGGTCGCACCGAGTTGATCCGGGCGCTCGGCATCGAGCAGCGCGAGCTCTTCGACGGCGATGCAGCGCTTGGCTTTGCAGTCCGGCGCATGCTGATCGATTTCGTGCGGCCTGCCGTAATGGACGATCTGCTCACGGTCGAGACCAAGCCGACGGTGGCGCGCGGCGCCACCATGGAACTCGACCAACGCATCCTTCGCGGCGAAGAGGTGCTGATCACGGCGCAGGTCAAGGTCGCCTGCGTTGGCGGCGGCAAGGCGCGGCGCATCCCCGACGTGCTCAGGCATCGGCTGGGCCTGGAAATCATCTGATCGCGCCGGCGCGGCTGGCATCGACGCTGGCCAGCCACCATGTTAGGGCCCGTAACATGAGCTGGAAACGCAACGAGCCCGAGCAGCCGCGTGGCTATCACCACGGCAACCTCAAGGAGGCGCTGGTGCGCGCCGCCCTGGGGCTGATCGGCGAGAAGGGCCCGAACGGCTTCACCTTCGCCGAAGCCGCGCGCATGGCCGGCGTCAGCCCAGCCGCGCCCTATCGGCATTATCGCGACCGTGATGAATTGCTGGCTGATGTCGCGGTGCGGGGGTTCACCGCCTTCGAGGCAGCCCTGGCCAAGGCCTGGAACGGCGGCAAGCCGGATGCCGAGACGGCCTTCCATCGGCTCGGTCCGGCCTATCTCGCCTTCGCCCATGACGAGCCGGCCTTCTATTCGGCGATGTTCGAAGCCGGTGTCCCGCTTGACGCGAGCCCGGAGCTGCGCGCTGCCGCCGATCGCGCCTTCCAGCAATTGCGCCAGGCCGCGGAGACACTGATCGCGGTATTACCGCAAGGAAAGCGGCCACCGGCGCTGATGATGGCGCTGCATATCTGGGCGATGTCGCATGGCGTCGCGGCGCTGTTCGGCCGCGCCGATGCCGGCCGGCGACCGCTGCCGATGTCGGCCGCCGACCTGCTCGAGGCTGGAATGCTGGTCTATCTCAAAGGCTTGGGCCTGCCCCCCGATCAAGCAGTCTGACGCTCCGCAGAAAATTTTGACCCGGCTGTCTTGAAAGCCTTGGCAGGTGCGTCCAGATATGTGAATGTGATTTACATTCACACGGTCGGCGAGCGCCGATCGGGAGGTTGGCCGGCAGCGGCATCCGCCGCTGCCATTCAGGTTCGAGAGGAATCGATGCCGATCGTCGCAAAGCTTGATGAATACGGAAAAGGGGCCTGGATCGCCTTTGCGGTGCTCGGCTTCATCATTTTCTGGCCGCTGGGTCTGGCGACCCTGGTCTTTCTGTTCTGGAGTGGACGCATGGGACATGGTTGTGGACCGGCACGTTACGAGCACCGGATGAATCGCCTGCAGGATAAGATGGAGCGCCTACGCGAGCGCATGGGCGGGGCTCAGCCCTTCGGTCGTGGCGGTTTCGGCGGCGGTTGGGGCCGCGGCGCGTCGAGCGGCAACCGCGCCTTCGACGAGTATCGCGACGAGACGCTGCGCCGTCTCGAGGATGAGCAGCGTGAGTTCCATGATTTCCTCGGCCGGCTGCGCATGGCCAAGGACAAGGCGGAGTTCGACCAGTTCATGAACACGCGCCGTCCCAGCACTGGCACGGATACTGTCGAAAGCGCCTGATCGCCTCTTTTCAGAGCTGACGACCGTCGGCGGCCCGCTTCCTCACGGAAGCGGGCCGTTGGCTTTTTCCCGGGGTTGCTGCTGCAGCTGGTGGCGGCTCCGGTTTGCCCCTGCTCGTGGTCACGAAGAAGATCACGATGGTCAGGGCCGAGGTCAATGAGGCGAGGATCGCGGTGATCTGGGCTTTCAGGCTCTCGATCTTGCCGATGCGTCCCGTGACGATGTTGTGACGCAGCTGGAGCGCGGTCAGCCGCTCGCCTGCTTCAATCACCATCGCGTTCTCGATCTCCTGGATGTTTCGGACCGTTCCCGCGTCGCTGTAGTCCTGATCGACCAGCGCGTCATAAGGCGCCATCCGGTTCTGCCAGTCCAGCGGATGGACGATGGCCGCCATGCGGCGCACCACCTGCTTGGCGTTTTGTCGGAACAGCCGGTCGAGCAGGTATTTGTACTGCATGTCGGCCTGCGAGCCGTTCAGCACCAGCAGCAGGGCGCCGCGGCCGAGCTGCAAGGTCTCGAAGCCCTTCACATGGCCGTCGAGCCCGGCGAGGTCGCGCGTCAGGGTGTCGCGCTCGTCGGTGAAACGCGCGATGCGCCGGTCGAGCGAATTCGACAGCGCGAAGGTCGCGATGGAGGAAACGATCGCCGGCGAGACGATCAGGAGCGCGCTGAGCGTCGTCCGGTTCCAGACATAGTGCCGGGCATGGCCCGCGATCCGCTCGCTAAACCGCATCGACCCAGCCCCCGCCGTGCCCGCGTCGTGACCGGCCGCATGGCCGTCATAACGCGATATTAACCATGACGGTCCTTAACCTCGACGGGGATTTAACGGGACACAAGGCCTCTGGCGCACGCGAGCACCGCCGTTTGGCCCATCTTTCGCCGAATTCAGCGGCAATTGGTGTCAATGGCATATCCCCGGAGCGCAGATCGGGCGGCGGCGCGACCTTCGCGGCGCAAGCTACAGGCTGTGCGGGACAGAACTTAGTTTCGCGCCCGCCAGGCAGAAGGATGACAGGATGAACCCCGCCGTGGAGATCGCGCAGGCCGCGCCGCAGATCGACATGTCTTTCTGGTCGCTGTTCTGGCACGCGCACATCGTCGTCAAGCTCGTGATGATGGGCCTGCTCGGCGCGTCGGTGTGGTGCTGGTCGATCATCGTCGACAAAACCCTGCTCTATCGCCGTACCCGCCGCGATATGGATGCCTTCGAGGAGGTGTTCTGGTCCGGCCGTTCGCTCGAGGAACTCTATCGCGACCTCGCCAATCGGCCGGTCAACGACATGGCGGCGGTCTTCGTCGCGGCGATGCGCGAATGGAAGCGTTCTTTCGAGAATGGCGGACGTTCGGTTGCGAGCCTCTCCGCGCGCATCGACAAGGTGCTCGACGTCACCATCCAGCGCGAAGCCGAACGTCTCGAATCGAAGCTGCTCGTGCTCTCGACCATCGCCTCGGCCGCCCCGTTCATCGGCCTGTTCGGCACGGTCTGGGGCATTATGAATTCCTTCACCGCGATCGCGGTCTCGAAGAACTCCTCGCTCGCCGTCGTCGCGCCCGGCATCGCCGAGGCGCTGTTTGCCACCGCGATCGGCCTGTTCGCCGCGATCCCAGCGCTGATGGCCTACAACAAGCTGCAGGCCGAGGTCGCCAAGGCCCAGAACCGGCTGGAGGCGTTCGCCGACGAGTTCTCCGCGATCCTGTCGCGGCAGATCGACGAACGTCTGGCGGCGTGAGGGCCTGAATCATGGGCATGTCAGCCGCAGCCGGGGGTAAGGCCGGAGGACGCCGCGGGCGTCGCCCGCGCCGCCATGGCGCCATCGCTGAGATCAACATGACGCCGTTCATCGACGTCATGCTGGTGTTGCTGATCATCTTCATGGTCGCTGCGCCGCTGATCGCGACGGGTGTGCCGATCGACCTGCCGCAGACCGGCGCCAAGCCGATCAATGTCGATCAGAAGCCGATCACCATCGCCATCGACGACAAGGGCCAGATTTTCCTGCAGGACCAGCCGACGCTCGAGCCCGATCTGGTGCAGAAGCTGCAAAGCATCGCCAAGCAGGGCTTCGAGGACCGGATCTATGTGCGCGGTCACAAGCAGGTGGACTATGGCCGCGTCGCCTCGGTGATGGCGACGATCACCAGCGCCGGCTTCAGGCGGGTGGCGCTGGTCACCGAACCGAATTCGCGTTGAACGAGAAGGTGCCGTCGCGTTGATGGTCTCGCGTTCCGAGCCGGGCTTGGCGATTTCCGCCCTGGGCCACGCGACCGTTCTGGTCGCGGGGCTGCTGGCGTTTGCCGGCGCGACGCCGCTGCCCGAGCATCAGGAAGCGATCGCGGTCGAGGTGGTCGATCCCTCGGCGCTGAACCAGGTGACGCGCGGCGAGCGCCAGGCCGAAAAGGTCCAGGAGCAGCCGCAGCAGCGGGCCGAGCGCCAGTCCGAGGTCGTCGAACGCAAGGAAGCGGGCGAGGCCAAGCTGGACACGCCTGCGCCACCATCGCGCCCGCCGGAGCTCAAGGTCGCCGACGACAATGCCGCGGCGCCGCTGCCGCCTGCCCGTCCGACCCCCAAGCCGACCCCGCCGGCCGAACCGGTGAAGCAGCCGCCGCAGAAATCCGAGCAGGCCGCGGCCCAAGAAGCCGAGCAGCGCCGCGAAGAGCTGGCGAAACTGGCCGAGGAAGCCGACCGCGAGAGCAAGGCGAAACAGGCCGAGCAGGAGGCCAAGGCCGCCGCCAAGGCGAAGGCCGAAGCGGAGGCGCAGGCGCGCGCCGAAGCGGCCAAGGCTGCCAAGCAGAAGGCCGAAGCGGAGGCGAAGGCGAAGGCGGAAGCCGAGCAGAAGGCCAAGATCGCCGCCGAGGCCAAGGCCAAGCGCGAGGCGGAAGCAAAGGCCAAGCGCGAAGCCGAGATCGCCAAGAACTTCAACCCGAACGACATCGCCAAGCTGCTGCAATCGAAGGAGCAGGCGCAATCCTCCGGATCGAGCGCGCCGCAGATCAATCGCACCGCTTCGCTCGGCACCCAGACCGGTTCCTCGCAGAAGCTCTCCCCGTCGCTGCGGGCGCAATTGATGGGCATCATTCAGGATCAGCTGCAGAAGTGCTGGAACGTGCCGATCGCGCTGCAGAGCGCGCCGAAGCCGGTGGTGCCGCAGGTGCGCATGAAGCTCAACACCGACGGTTCGCTGATCGGCCAGGCGAGCGTGACCAATTCCTCGCCCGACCCGCTCTTCAGGGTCGCGGCGGATTCGGCGCTGACGGCGACGCGTCGCTGCTCGCCGCTGCGTATTCCCGCGCAATTTGCTTCCTATTATGACGATTGGCGCGACGTCATCGTCAACTTCGACGCCAGGGACGTGCTGTGACCGCCATGGACCGCATCCATCATCTTGCCCTTCATCCAGCTGGCCGTGCTGCCGGGCCGACCCGCCGGCACGCGCTCGCGCTGGCCGGCTCGACGCTGGTCCTGCCGGCACTGATCGCACCGGCACGAGCCGAACTGGTGATCGACCTGCGCAAGGGCACTTTCCAGCCGATGCCGATCGCGGTCGCCGACTTCGCCGGCGAGGGCGGCGCGTTGGTCTCCGGCATCATCTCCAACAACCTGAAGCGCTGCGGTTACTTCCTGCCGATCGAGAAGGCGCGCCACCCCGAGAAGAATCCGCCCTTCGACGCGGCGCCCCAGTTCGAGGCCTGGAAGGCAGCCGGCGTGCAGGCGCTGGTGATCGGCCGGGTCTCGCGCGATGGCGGCCGTCTCAAGGCCGAGTTCCGCCTTTGGGATGTGGTTGCGGGTCAGCAGATCGACGGCCAGCAATACTTCACCGACCCGAACAATTCCCGCCGGGTCGGCCACATCATCTCGGATGCGGTCTTCACCAAGATCACCGGTGTCGGCGGCTTCTTCGACACCCGTGTCGTCTTCGTCGACGAATCCGGGTCGAAGGAGGCAAGGCGCAAGCGGCTCGCGATCATGGACCAGGACGGCGCCAATGTGCGCTATCTGACCGATGGCGCGACCTCGGTGGTGACGCCGCGCTATTCGCCGGTGGCGCAGGAGGTCACCTATATGGCGCAGCGCACCGGCGAGCAGCCGCGCGTGCATGTGCTCAACATCGAGACTGGCCAGCGCCAGGTTGTCGGCAACTTCCCCGACATGACGACGAGCCCGCGCTTCTCGCCCAATGGCGCGCGCATCGCACTCAGCCTGCAGCAGGGCGGCAACGCCAATCTCTATGCGATCGATATCGGCTCGCGCACGACGCAGCGGCTGACCTCGACGGCGGCGATCGACACTTCGCCCTCCTTCGCGCCGGATGGCACGCAGATCGTCTTTGAGAGCGACCGCGGCGGTTCGCAGCAACTCTACCTCATGGGCGCCGGGGGCGGGGAGGGCAAGCGCATCTCCTTCGGCCAGGGCTCCTATTCGCAGCCGTCATGGTCGCCGCGCGGCGACCTCATCGCCTTCACCCGCCAGGGCGGCGGCGCCTTCTCGATCGGCGTGATGAAGCCGGACGGCTCGGGCGAGCGCATCCTGACCGAAGGCTTCCACAACGAAGCGCCGAACTGGGCTCCGAACGGCCAGTACATCATGTTCTTCCGCGACCCGGGCGGGCAGTCCGGCGGCAAGCTCTACATGGTCGACATCACTGGCCGCGTCGAGGTGCCGGTGCCGACGCCGGCCTTCGCCTCGGATCCGACCTGGTCGCCGCTGCTGACCGCCGCGCGCTGATGCGGAAATGCAACAATGATACGCAGACCGCGTCCGGCCACATTTGGTTAACCATACGCCGCAATGCCGCCACTTCGCCTTGTTCTGGCAAGGTCTCGTTTAGGTTGACACATCATTGATGGGGAAC is drawn from Bosea sp. Tri-49 and contains these coding sequences:
- the ybgC gene encoding tol-pal system-associated acyl-CoA thioesterase; translation: MAGAHSISVRVYYEDTDFSGVVYHASYLRFMERGRTELIRALGIEQRELFDGDAALGFAVRRMLIDFVRPAVMDDLLTVETKPTVARGATMELDQRILRGEEVLITAQVKVACVGGGKARRIPDVLRHRLGLEII
- a CDS encoding TetR/AcrR family transcriptional regulator, which produces MSWKRNEPEQPRGYHHGNLKEALVRAALGLIGEKGPNGFTFAEAARMAGVSPAAPYRHYRDRDELLADVAVRGFTAFEAALAKAWNGGKPDAETAFHRLGPAYLAFAHDEPAFYSAMFEAGVPLDASPELRAAADRAFQQLRQAAETLIAVLPQGKRPPALMMALHIWAMSHGVAALFGRADAGRRPLPMSAADLLEAGMLVYLKGLGLPPDQAV
- a CDS encoding DUF2852 domain-containing protein; amino-acid sequence: MKALAGASRYVNVIYIHTVGERRSGGWPAAASAAAIQVREESMPIVAKLDEYGKGAWIAFAVLGFIIFWPLGLATLVFLFWSGRMGHGCGPARYEHRMNRLQDKMERLRERMGGAQPFGRGGFGGGWGRGASSGNRAFDEYRDETLRRLEDEQREFHDFLGRLRMAKDKAEFDQFMNTRRPSTGTDTVESA
- the tolQ gene encoding protein TolQ, producing the protein MNPAVEIAQAAPQIDMSFWSLFWHAHIVVKLVMMGLLGASVWCWSIIVDKTLLYRRTRRDMDAFEEVFWSGRSLEELYRDLANRPVNDMAAVFVAAMREWKRSFENGGRSVASLSARIDKVLDVTIQREAERLESKLLVLSTIASAAPFIGLFGTVWGIMNSFTAIAVSKNSSLAVVAPGIAEALFATAIGLFAAIPALMAYNKLQAEVAKAQNRLEAFADEFSAILSRQIDERLAA
- the tolR gene encoding protein TolR, with the protein product MGMSAAAGGKAGGRRGRRPRRHGAIAEINMTPFIDVMLVLLIIFMVAAPLIATGVPIDLPQTGAKPINVDQKPITIAIDDKGQIFLQDQPTLEPDLVQKLQSIAKQGFEDRIYVRGHKQVDYGRVASVMATITSAGFRRVALVTEPNSR
- the tolA gene encoding cell envelope integrity protein TolA, which translates into the protein MAISALGHATVLVAGLLAFAGATPLPEHQEAIAVEVVDPSALNQVTRGERQAEKVQEQPQQRAERQSEVVERKEAGEAKLDTPAPPSRPPELKVADDNAAAPLPPARPTPKPTPPAEPVKQPPQKSEQAAAQEAEQRREELAKLAEEADRESKAKQAEQEAKAAAKAKAEAEAQARAEAAKAAKQKAEAEAKAKAEAEQKAKIAAEAKAKREAEAKAKREAEIAKNFNPNDIAKLLQSKEQAQSSGSSAPQINRTASLGTQTGSSQKLSPSLRAQLMGIIQDQLQKCWNVPIALQSAPKPVVPQVRMKLNTDGSLIGQASVTNSSPDPLFRVAADSALTATRRCSPLRIPAQFASYYDDWRDVIVNFDARDVL
- the tolB gene encoding Tol-Pal system beta propeller repeat protein TolB, with product MDRIHHLALHPAGRAAGPTRRHALALAGSTLVLPALIAPARAELVIDLRKGTFQPMPIAVADFAGEGGALVSGIISNNLKRCGYFLPIEKARHPEKNPPFDAAPQFEAWKAAGVQALVIGRVSRDGGRLKAEFRLWDVVAGQQIDGQQYFTDPNNSRRVGHIISDAVFTKITGVGGFFDTRVVFVDESGSKEARRKRLAIMDQDGANVRYLTDGATSVVTPRYSPVAQEVTYMAQRTGEQPRVHVLNIETGQRQVVGNFPDMTTSPRFSPNGARIALSLQQGGNANLYAIDIGSRTTQRLTSTAAIDTSPSFAPDGTQIVFESDRGGSQQLYLMGAGGGEGKRISFGQGSYSQPSWSPRGDLIAFTRQGGGAFSIGVMKPDGSGERILTEGFHNEAPNWAPNGQYIMFFRDPGGQSGGKLYMVDITGRVEVPVPTPAFASDPTWSPLLTAAR